GACAACTAATAGTGGTACCTGCAAAGACGCAATTAAATTAGGTGTTTGTGCTAATGTATTGAATGGATTGGTCAACATTACGATTGGTAAACCAGCTAAAGAACCTTGTTGTTCCGTCATTCGCGGTCTACTCGATCTCGAAGTAGATGCTTGTATTTGTACAGCAATTAAACTTGATGTATTGCAAATCCTACACATAGATCTTCCAGTTCATGTAAACTTGTTGCTCAATTACTGCGGCGGCAAAGGTGTTCCCTCTTCATACAGTTGTTCTTAAATAGAACATCTCCATCTACTATATCTCTATCTTCTTGATATTATTCTTTAATTCCAAGCACATATGCTtaattttttttctcatttttaagTTAATTTCATTTAAGTGTTTAGTGGCTTATGTCACAAGCAATCGCTGTTAATTACGATGTTTTAAGGACATTTTGTCTCTGGTATGTATTATGTCCATATTTGATAAcaatatgattataatttatgttcgTTTTTTAATGTGATGCAGCCTAGTCATATATTCCTCCAACCAAAATTTAATTTTAGGTGTTATTATGAACTAAGTGGGTAAATCCTAGACCCGTCTAGGAGAATGGTCCGGTCAAGTTAACAAGGTTGAACATGTACGGAACATTCTCAGAGTCCGGTTAGAAAGACTTAAAAGTCTGTAAAACTGCTTTTAAGTCCGAAATAAACAACATCTATTATAACTAGATAACTAAAGGGTATATTTTTCCTATTAAATATAGAATAACATCATATGAATATAAAGATAAGGACTTCATGCAAGCCCTAATGACCACATAATTGGAGAGTTACTTAAAAATGATATATTCTTTACGTCTTTGATCTACGATTTTGAGGCGAGCTTTCTAGGTCAGTACATGTCGTAGACTTACTTGCGTGCCCACCAAGTACCTTTATTTTTATTTCTTCGACAAAACGTCTGGCGCTGTCTGTTGGGAGCAATTCGACAGGCCATATAATCTCCTAGATTTTTTATTTGTATAACATCATGGTTCGTACAATATTTGAGGTTGATAGGGCTCATGAGAAAACTGCTCCTCTGAAACCTTATTTTCAGGCCACTGCTGCTGACCTACCTTAACAACTCCAGGTACCCGCTCCTAAGGTTCAAGGCCGGCTCGAGCCTTAGATGATAAAAGCGACCACTTAGGGCTCCTAAGAAAATGTGC
Above is a window of Rutidosis leptorrhynchoides isolate AG116_Rl617_1_P2 unplaced genomic scaffold, CSIRO_AGI_Rlap_v1 contig9, whole genome shotgun sequence DNA encoding:
- the LOC139885241 gene encoding putative lipid-binding protein AIR1B, yielding MASKASIALLFSLNVLFFTMVTANCPPSPPPPCKTPPLPPHSPPPPPPPSTTNSGTCKDAIKLGVCANVLNGLVNITIGKPAKEPCCSVIRGLLDLEVDACICTAIKLDVLQILHIDLPVHVNLLLNYCGGKGVPSSYSCS